The following proteins are encoded in a genomic region of Pyrus communis chromosome 11, drPyrComm1.1, whole genome shotgun sequence:
- the LOC137707660 gene encoding ATPase 10, plasma membrane-type-like, with protein sequence MAEDLEKPLLDPENFNRDGIDLERLPLGEVFEQLRTSPQGLSTEDAEARLVIFGFNKLEEKTENKFLKFLGFMWNPLSWVMEAAAIMALVLANGGGEGPDWQDFVGIVVLLIINSTISFIEENNAGNAASALMDRLAPKTRVLRDGRWTEQDAAILVPGDIISIKLGDIIPADARLLEGDALKVDQETLTGESLPVTKKTGDEVFSGSTCKHGEIEAVVIATGVNSFFGKAAHLVDSTEVVGHFQQVLTSIGNFCICSIAVGMILEIIVMFPIQHRSYRDGINNLLVLLIGGIPIAMPTVLSVTLAIGSHRLSQQGAITKRMTAIEEMAGMDVLCSDKTGTLTLNRLTVDRNLVEVFNKDLDKDAVIMFAARAARMENQDAIDAAIVNMLADPKEARAGITEVHFLPFNPVDKRTAITYIDSEGNWYRASKGAPEQILDLCPEKDEIAGRVHSIIEKFAERGLRSLGVAFQEVPEKTKDSPGGPWTFAGLLPLFDPPRHDSAETIRRALNLGVCVKMITGDQLAIAKETGRRLGMGTNMYPSSSLLGRHVEEHEALPVDELIEKADGFAGVFPEHKYEIVKILQEKKHVVGMTGDGVNDAPALKKADIGIAVADSTDAARSASDIVLTEPGLSVIVSAVLTSRAIFQRMKNYTIYAVSITIRIVLGFVLLALIWEYDFPPFMVLIIAILNDGTIMTISQDRVKPSPKPDSWKLNEIFATGIVIGTYLALVTVLFYWVVVDTDFFERTFNVRDLSSSSEEVSSAVYLQVSIISQALIFVTRSQGWSFLERPGTMLMCAFVVAQLVATLIAVYATISFAYISGIGWGWAGIIWLYSVIFYIPLDIIKFAIRYALTGDAWNLLFDRKTAFTNKKDYGKEDRAAKWILSQKSLQGLQDFEINRTGKRSSLIAEQARRRAEIARLGEIHTMRGHVESVLRLKNLDLSAIQSAHTV encoded by the exons ATGGCTGAAGATCTGGAGAAACCATTGTTGGATCCTGAGAATTTCAATCGGGATGGTATCGATTTG GAACGCTTGCCATTGGGAGAAGTCTTCGAACAACTGAGGACATCACCACAAGGTCTTTCAACCGAAGATGCTGAAGCCAGATTGGTGATTTTTGGTTTTAACAAGCTTGAAGAGAAGACT GAGAACAAATTTTTGAAGTTCCTTGGTTTTATGTGGAACCCCTTGTCATGGGTTATGGAAGCTGCAGCTATAATGGCTCTTGTCCTCGCTAATGGCGGA GGTGAGGGTCCTGACTGGCAGGACTTTGTAGGGATTGTTGTCCTGCTTATCATCAACTCAACGATTAGTTTCATAGAGGAGAATAATGCAGGAAATGCTGCATCAGCTCTAATGGATCGCTTAGCTCCGAAGACAAGG GTTCTCAGAGATGGGCGCTGGACAGAGCAAGATGCAGCTATTTTAGTACCAGGTGACATAATTAGCATTAAGCTCGGGGACATCATTCCGGCTGATGCTCGTCTGCTTGAAGGAGACGCGCTGAAAGTTGACCAGGaaa CTCTTACAGGAGAGTCTCTACCTGTGACCAAGAAGACAGGTGATGAAGTATTTTCTGGTTCAACATGTAAACATGGAGAGATTGAAGCTGTTGTGATCGCAACCGGAGTTAACTCCTTTTTCGGAAAGGCGGCACATTTGGTGGACTCCACTGAAGTTGTTGGACATTTCCAGCAG GTCCTTACCTCCATTGGGAATTTCTGCATTTGCTCTATTGCTGTGGGAATGATTCTTGAAATCATTGTCATGTTCCCAATACAGCACCGCTCTTACAGGGATGGGATCAACAACCTTCTTGTTCTCTTAATTGGAGGAATTCCGATCGCCATGCCAACGGTGTTATCTGTTACACTTGCCATTGGTTCTCATCGACTTTCTCAACAG GGTGCCATTACGAAAAGGATGACAGCAATTGAAGAGATGGCAGGAATGGATGTCCTCTGCAGTGACAAAACTGGAACTCTCACCCTGAATCGCCTAACAGTTGATAGAAACCTAGTTGAG GTTTTCAACAAAGATCTAGACAAAGACGCGGTCATCATGTTTGCAGCCAGAGCAGCTAGAATGGAGAACCAGGACGCTATTGATGCAGCCATCGTCAATATGCTTGCTGATCCAAAGGAG GCACGAGCAGGTATTACAGAAGTGCATTTTCTGCCCTTCAATCCGGTGGACAAGCGTACTGCTATTACATACATTGATTCGGAAGGTAACTGGTATCGGGCCAGCAAAGGAGCTCCGGAACAG ATTCTAGATCTATGCCCGGAGAAAGACGAGATTGCTGGAAGGGTGCATTCAATTATTGAAAAATTTGCTGAAAGGGGATTGCGGTCTCTTGGAGTTGCCTTTCAG GAAGTTCCAGAAAAAACTAAGGATAGCCCTGGAGGTCCATGGACATTTGCTGGGTTGTTGCCCTTGTTTGATCCTCCTAGGCATGACAGTGCTGAGACCATTCGTAGAGCGCTTAACCTTGGAGTCTGTGTAAAGATGATTACAG GTGATCAGTTGGCAATTGCAAAGGAGACAGGGCGGAGACTTGGTATGGGAACAAACATGTACCCCTCCTCTTCGTTATTAGGCCGCCACGTAGAAGAACATGAAGCTCTTCCTGTGGATGAGTTGATTGAGAAGGCTGATGGCTTTGCTGGTGTCTTCCCGG AACACAAGTATGAAATTGTAAAGATTTTACAAGAAAAGAAGCATGTGGTTGGGATGACTGGAGACGGAGTTAACGATGCGCCTGCTTTAAAGAAAGCAGACATTGGTATAGCAGTGGCAGATTCCACAGATGCTGCAAGAAGTGCTTCTGATATAGTCTTAACTGAGCCTGGATTGAGTGTGATTGTCAGTGCTGTCCTCACCAGTCGCGCTATATTCCAAAGAATGAAGAATTACACG ATATATGCTGTCTCCATAACAATTAGGATTGTG CTTGGTTTCGTGCTTCTTGCATTGATCTGGGAATATGACTTCCCGCCTTTCATGGTTCTGATTATAGCCATACTGAATGACG GAACCATCATGACAATTTCGCAGGATCGCGTAAAGCCCTCCCCGAAGCCTGATAGCTGGAAGCTGAATGAGATATTTGCTACTGGCATTGTCATTGGCACATACCTTGCTTTAGTTACTGTATTGTTCTACTGGGTTGTTGTTGACACTGACTTCTTCGAG AGAACCTTCAATGTAAGAGATTTATCGAGCAGTAGTGAGGAAGTTTCGTCTGCTGTATATCTGCAAGTCAGTATCATCAGCCAGGCTCTCATATTTGTGACAAGAAGCCAGGGGTGGTCATTTCTTGAGAGGCCCGGAACTATGTTGATGTGCGCTTTTGTGGTGGCTCAACTG GTGGCAACTTTGATTGCTGTATATGCAACAATCAGCTTTGCATATATCAGCGGCATTGGATGGGGATGGGCCGGAATCATCTGGTTGTACAGTGTGATTTTCTACATTCCTTTGGACATCATTAAATTTGCAATTCGCTATGCTTTGACGGGGGACGCCTGGAATCTGTTATTCGATAGAAAG ACAGCTTTTACTAATAAGAAAGACTATGGGAAGGAAGATAGGGCAGCTAAGTGGATACTTTCTCAGAAAAGCTTACAAGGGTTACAAGACTTTGAGATCAACAGGACCGGCAAGCGTTCTTCTTTGATTGCAGAACAGGCCAGGCGACGCGCTGAAATTGCCAGGCTCGGGGAGATACACACTATGAGAGGACATGTAGAATCTGTACTGAGGCTCAAGAATTTGGACCTGAGTGCCATTCAATCAGCCCATACGGTCTGA